ATAATAATGCAAATTGAATAACTGGTAAATTATTTTAAAGCTTTGGTGGGAGTAATTGCTTTTGAATACTGATATTGAAAAAGATGATTTATTAAATAAGGAATATAAGGTTTTAGATAAGGGCTTTATCAAGCTTGTTGATTATATGGGTAGTGACGAGAGAATAGTGCAAGCAGCAAGAATTTCATATCGAGGTGAAAGTATTAGGAGAGAAGATGATGAACTTATAGATTATTTAGTGAGAAATGAGCATACAAGTCCATTTGAACAAGTTGTTTTTACATTTTATGTTAAGGCCCCTATATTTGTTGCAAGACAATGGATGAGACATAGAACAGCAAGGATTAATGAAGTGTCTGGTTCATATAGTTTGCTGAGAGAAGAGTTTTATCTTCCTTTAGAAGAGGATATAAAGATTCAAAATGTTGAGAGTAAGCAAACTGAATCTAATTTTGCAAAAGATGTGTTAAGCGATTTAAAGGAAAGTCAAAGTTTTTGTTACAAACTATATCAAAATATGATAGAGTGTAATGTTTCAAAAGAAGTGTCTAGAATAGCTTTACCGTTAAGCTTGTATACTGAATGGTATTGGCAGATTGATTTAAATAATCTTTTTCATTTTATCAAAATAAGGTTGGCGTTCAATGAATCGAAAGAGGTTAGGGAAAATTCATCAAAAGAGATGCGTGAATATGCCAGGATATTGATTGATGTTATTGAAAAAATTGTGCCTATTGCTACTAAAAGTTTTAAGAATCATATCTTAAAAGGGTGTAGGTTGTCTTATGAAGAGATAATAGCTATTTCTGGTGCATTGAATATTAGTAAACTCAAATTGGATGATAAGGCATTAAAGAGGTTAAAAGATAAACTTAATATTACATAATAAACAAAGTTTCCTTTTATTGTATATTGAAAAACAGTAATAATGAGATATCTTTATAAAGAGTAAGTTAGTTTTGGATTTTATGTATAGAGTTGTATTTATATTTTGTGTGATTTGTTTTGTAAGTTGTGATTTATTTAAAGATTATAATAATAAAAATAATAAAGATGATTTCTTGCAAAAACCAGTTAATGTTAATTTAAAATCAGATTGGAGAGATAATCTTGGACTTAATAAAGAAGAGACCGGTATATTAACTTTTTTTGTTGTTAGTGTATTAAAAAATGAATTACCCAAAGGTGTTTCAGCTAATTTTGATATCCATTTAAAAGGAGATGTATCTAAAATAGAAGAATATATTAAAATGTTTTTGTTGAAACTGAACGATAAGGGAAAAGTTAAAGAATTACTTAAGCATAT
This is a stretch of genomic DNA from Borrelia parkeri. It encodes these proteins:
- the thyX gene encoding FAD-dependent thymidylate synthase, which gives rise to MNTDIEKDDLLNKEYKVLDKGFIKLVDYMGSDERIVQAARISYRGESIRREDDELIDYLVRNEHTSPFEQVVFTFYVKAPIFVARQWMRHRTARINEVSGSYSLLREEFYLPLEEDIKIQNVESKQTESNFAKDVLSDLKESQSFCYKLYQNMIECNVSKEVSRIALPLSLYTEWYWQIDLNNLFHFIKIRLAFNESKEVRENSSKEMREYARILIDVIEKIVPIATKSFKNHILKGCRLSYEEIIAISGALNISKLKLDDKALKRLKDKLNIT